In a single window of the Papaver somniferum cultivar HN1 chromosome 8, ASM357369v1, whole genome shotgun sequence genome:
- the LOC113301825 gene encoding putative F-box protein At3g52320, protein MPKLRRQLDKKEKVKFKAPGIPHDVVVQILLKLPLKSLLRFSCVCKLWFNTIVVDHQRFNKAHYAESQKNPILIFTFQPPQSEEYYIEHAQPPKHWKYWGNLFYLEKANHGSIGINGLLLLRNIAAVRRSSYTDMVGYCNGLACFRSTREFGSYPWIYFFVEIYNPSRMEKLSIISRIRCDLGNTFGFQFGYDLLNNEYKVMYIMYCNEADVRDNDYNGYGRYYKYFIFTVGSSKPWRQIKHPKPKLHPIIYSEYRLGSKPPVSCNGTLFYEMVNDEEECELVSFDFHDEQFQVIKLPDDDIFVLPHNSRNFYQLEYEGCFCFARMEKFDARNGKVELYILKDNTEQVWVKETVEFYLPTTVRNPAPPCNYKYTTFSKTDEGITSIRIMCLSNQIFLYWRLSGRKDSHVIQLYNVHSKELKEVKHPSEGYRNSYDYHISSHIENSLSLKHLATAKGNTVLDEDNNMSSFDNICDLFSQTPESYPAVLSFYDTVRICKEEDNYIEIYV, encoded by the coding sequence ATGCCGAAACTAAGAAGGCAATTGGACAAGAAGGAGAAGGTTAAATTTAAAGCTCCGGGTATTCCTCATGATGTAGTTGTACAAATATTACTCAAACTGCCACTTAAATCTTTACTCAGATTCAGCTGTGTTTGCAAGTTATGGTTTAATACAATTGTGGTTGATCATCAACGATTCAATAAAGCCCACTATGCTGAATCCCAAAAGAACCCTATTCTCATATTTACTTTCCAACCTCCACAATCTGAAGAATATTACATAGAACATGCTCAACCACCAAAACATTGGAAATACTGGGGAAACTTGTTCTATTTGGAAAAAGCCAATCATGGTAGCATCGGTATAAATGGTCTCCTACTTCTTCGAAATATAGCAGCTGTGAGAAGGAGTAGTTATACGGATATGGTTGGGTATTGTAATGGTTTAGCATGTTTCAGAAGCACTCGTGAGTTTGGTTCATATCCATGGATTTATTTTTTCGTTGAGATTTATAACCCTAGTAGGATGGAGAAATTAAGCATCATCTCTCGTATCCGTTGTGATCTTGGAAACACTTTTGGGTTTCAATTTGGATATGACTTGCTCAACAACGAATACAAGGTGATGTATATCATGTACTGCAATGAAGCTGATGTTCGTGATAATGATTATAACGGGTATGGACGTTACTATAAGTATTTTATCTTTACGGTGGGAAGTAGTAAGCCATGGAGACAGATCAAACATCCAAAGCCAAAACTTCATCCGATAATTTACTCCGAGTATCGTCTTGGTAGCAAACCACCCGTCTCTTGCAATGGAACTCTTTTTTACGAGATGgtaaatgatgaagaagaatgtgaGCTGGTATCGTTTGATTTCCATGATGAGCAGTTTCAGGTGATTAAACTTCCGGATGATGATATATTTGTTCTGCCCCATAACAGCCGTAACTTTTATCAATTGGAGTATGAAGGGTGTTTTTGTTTTGCACGTATGGAGAAATTTGATGCTCGTAACGGCAAGGTTGAACTTTATATACTGAAAGACAACACCGAACAAGTTTGGGTTAAGGAAACTgttgaattttatcttccaacaACGGTACGAAATCCTGCTCCTCCGTGCAACTACAAGTATACTACATTTTCTAAAACGGACGAAGGTATTACCAGTATTCGTATTATGTGTTTATCTAACCAGATTTTTCTGTACTGGAGGTTGAGTGGCAGAAAAGATAGTCATGTTATCCAGTTATACAACGTTCATTCCAAAGAACTGAAGGAAGTAAAGCATCCAAGTGAAGGTTATCGAAATAGCTATGATTATCACATATCTAGTCACATTGAGAATTCACTTTCTTTGAAACATTTAGCGACTGCCAAAGGAAACACAGTACTGGATGAAGATAACAATATGTCGTCCTTTGACAATATATGTGACCTTTTTAGCCAGACACCAGAAAGTTATCCGGCAGTGCTTTCATTTTATGATACGGTACGTATCTGTAAAGAGGAAGATAACTACATTGAGATCTATGTTTAG
- the LOC113304552 gene encoding tudor domain-containing protein 3 produces MENTVSLLETLIRKGWCFRNIEEISSQIHNHISTVNNRVSADSIESELLLNMDLKIIGGKSLPDDRKSSYLHGRRVLQIVSVRDIYQSNIEASSGTSGSKRLLRLGLTDGYSQIVGIEYSQVPSIHGDIVPGTKVLLDNKVVMRNGILCLNPKVVTVLGGVVQSLYEEWEMSRKYSGFSRSSVKQSQKSGDDGPPAFEKLQIGSRPHQFAQQRSSSESILKSHVASAVKLSEGSDSRELGRNQTLNLKQEGGRSDVGTTPITGKTGDKPSSSVSRPKEVVEAVPVQNQAAAQKLLQKMSQPPTRGDRNFRGPRHKGKGREEEQAVLTLDEWERRKGGVKPLVQNEFHDISKDEELARQLQNQLDLEDIHAREAPMSEAEKIRMSMFSFEREEDGRDPGRMGSRGRGRGRGGKGRGRGKREFG; encoded by the exons ATGGAGAACACAGTTTCTctactagaaaccctaattcgcaaAGGATGGTGTTTCAGAAACATTGAAGAAATCAGTTCTCAAATCCATAATCATATCTCTACAGTAAACAATAGGGTTTCTGCTGATTCTATTGAATCGGAGCTTCTTTTAAACATGGATTTAAAGATCATTGGAGGTAAATCTTTACCTGATGACAGAAAAAGTTCTTATCTTCATGGCCGTAGAGTTTTACAG ATAGTTTCAGTAAGAGATATCTATCAGAGTAATATTGAAGCTTCTTCGGGAACTTCAGGGAGTAAGCGTCTTCTTCGATTAGGTCTTACAGATGGATACTCACAAATTGTTGGTATCGAGTACTCTCAAGTGCCTTCAATACATGGTGATATAGTTCCTGGGACTAAG GTTCTTCTGGATAATAAAGTAGTGATGCGTAACGGAATATTATGTTTGAATCCGAAAGTGGTAACtgtattaggtggtgttgttcaATCCCTTTATGAAGAATGGGAGATGAGTCGGAAATACTCAGGTTTTTCGCGTTCGTCCGTAAAGCAGTCTCAGAAAAGTGGTGATGACGGTCCTCCGGCATTTGAGAAGTTGCAAATTGGGTCACGCCCACATCAATTTGCTCAACAACGTAGTTCGTCTG AGTCAATCTTGAAATCTCATGTGGCTAGTGCAGTGAAATTGAGTGAAGGTTCTGATTCTAGAGAACTGGGAAGAAACCAGACCCTCAATTTGAAGCAAGAGGGAGGGCGTTCTGATGTGGGGACAACTCCAATCACTGGAAAAACTGGTGATAAACCAAGTAGCTCTGTATCCAGGCCAAAAGAAG TTGTTGAAGCTGTTCCTGTTCAAAATCAAGCTGCTGCACAAAAACTTCTACAGAAAATGAGTCAGCCGCCAACTCGAGGGGATCGAAACTTCAGAGGTCCAAGACATAAAGGGAAAGGTAGAGAAGAAGAGCAAGCTGTTTTGACTCTTGATGAATGGGAGAGAAGAAAAGGTGGTGTGAAGCCTTTAGTTCAAAATGAGTTTCACGACATTAGCAAGGATGAGGAGCTCGCTCGGCAACTGCAAAATCAATTGGATCTGGAAGATATCCAT GCACGAGAAGCCCCAATGTCTGAAGCAGAGAAGATTCGGATGAGCATGTTCAGTTTTGAAAGGGAGGAAGATGGAAGAGACCCTGGTAGAATGGGATCCAGAGGAAGGGGGAGAGGAAGAGGTGGCAAGGGAAGGGGCAGGGGAAAGAGGGAGTTTGGATAA